The following proteins are co-located in the Marinomonas profundi genome:
- a CDS encoding amino acid ABC transporter ATP-binding protein, which produces MTISSGNSAKKVAVNTAIDIQKLNKWYGDHHVLKDISLDICEGEIMVVCGPSGSGKSTLIRCLNHLEEYQEGVVSVFGQPLSRDRQSHKIIHQTMGMVFQNFNLFPHLTVLQNCTLGLTWLRKMSERDADKMAMRLLDRVGIAQLATRYPGQLSGGQQQRVAISRSLAMEPKILLFDEPTSALDPEMVKEVLDVMIDLAKTGMTMVCVTHEMQFARQVADRVVFMADGEIVEVGPPEQVLVTPQWDRTREFLQHVL; this is translated from the coding sequence ATGACGATATCCTCTGGAAATAGCGCGAAAAAAGTCGCCGTAAACACAGCGATAGACATTCAAAAACTGAATAAATGGTATGGCGATCATCATGTGTTGAAAGACATTTCGCTCGATATTTGTGAAGGCGAAATCATGGTGGTGTGTGGGCCGTCTGGCTCAGGTAAATCCACCTTGATTCGTTGTTTGAACCATTTAGAAGAATACCAAGAAGGCGTGGTGTCGGTGTTTGGTCAGCCACTGTCACGGGATCGCCAAAGCCATAAAATTATTCACCAAACCATGGGCATGGTGTTCCAGAATTTTAATCTCTTTCCGCATCTGACGGTGTTGCAAAACTGCACCTTGGGACTGACTTGGCTGCGCAAAATGTCAGAACGCGATGCCGATAAAATGGCGATGCGCTTGTTGGACCGTGTGGGCATTGCTCAGTTAGCAACTCGTTATCCGGGGCAATTGTCCGGTGGTCAACAACAGCGAGTGGCGATTTCTCGATCCCTCGCGATGGAACCCAAAATCCTGTTGTTCGACGAGCCAACCTCTGCCCTAGACCCAGAAATGGTGAAGGAAGTCTTGGACGTGATGATCGATCTGGCCAAAACCGGCATGACCATGGTGTGCGTCACCCATGAAATGCAGTTTGCTCGCCAAGTGGCAGATCGAGTGGTGTTCATGGCTGATGGTGAAATCGTCGAAGTCGGGCCACCAGAACAGGTGTTAGTGACTCCCCAGTGGGATAGGACGAGAGAGTTTTTACAACACGTACTTTAA
- a CDS encoding methyl-accepting chemotaxis protein, with protein sequence MFFSREGRKSKSQPQPSEQTSNLMDGENELRAIKRNTTCISFTQEGIILDANEPFLQTTGYSLDQIIGKHHRIFCDEDYVKTTEYKRFWSDLAAGKPSSGTFLRFKNDQQPIYLEASYFPVTDENGEVTKILKIANDVTHNQVALKDKNAILTALELSLAMIEFDPKGNVLNANDNFLDATKYTLEEIKGKHHKMFCDDSFYQQNPHFWAELAHGKHFSGRFQRIDGEGNVIWLEATYNPIVNEKGQVYKVIKFAADITERVNNTLIAVELAAATSEQTSQVSSNAVNVLNASVQTSKEITDKIQQATDTGEQLKAQSKSISDIVVTIRAIADQTNLLALNAAIEAARAGDAGRGFSVVADEVRKLASNTAEATAEISQVVETNHDLINQMDDMLHAVNGIALHGQESIGEVSRGLTEISSGVTRFVQMIDKMKD encoded by the coding sequence ATGTTTTTTTCCAGAGAAGGACGCAAGAGCAAAAGTCAGCCACAGCCATCAGAGCAAACAAGTAACCTAATGGACGGTGAAAATGAGCTAAGAGCCATCAAGAGAAACACCACCTGCATTAGCTTTACTCAAGAAGGCATTATTCTCGATGCGAATGAACCGTTCCTGCAAACAACGGGCTACTCGCTGGATCAAATTATCGGTAAGCACCACCGCATATTTTGTGATGAAGACTATGTAAAAACCACAGAATACAAACGTTTTTGGTCTGATCTGGCGGCGGGAAAACCCTCCAGTGGCACATTTTTACGCTTCAAAAACGACCAACAACCCATTTACCTAGAAGCCAGCTATTTCCCCGTGACCGACGAAAACGGCGAGGTCACAAAAATCCTCAAAATCGCCAATGACGTTACCCATAATCAAGTTGCCCTGAAAGACAAAAACGCCATCTTAACCGCCTTAGAGCTATCATTAGCCATGATCGAATTTGACCCCAAAGGCAATGTCCTCAATGCTAATGACAACTTTTTAGACGCGACGAAATACACTCTGGAAGAGATTAAAGGCAAACACCACAAAATGTTTTGTGATGATAGTTTTTATCAACAAAATCCACATTTTTGGGCTGAGCTTGCCCATGGCAAACACTTTTCTGGGCGCTTCCAACGTATTGACGGTGAAGGTAATGTTATCTGGCTAGAAGCCACCTACAACCCAATAGTGAACGAAAAAGGCCAGGTTTATAAAGTCATTAAATTTGCGGCCGACATCACCGAACGGGTAAACAATACCCTCATCGCCGTTGAACTTGCCGCCGCCACCTCAGAACAAACTAGCCAAGTCTCGTCTAACGCAGTCAATGTTCTTAATGCCTCAGTGCAAACATCAAAAGAGATAACCGATAAAATACAACAAGCGACCGACACCGGCGAACAGTTAAAAGCACAATCGAAAAGCATCTCCGACATTGTCGTCACCATCCGCGCCATTGCCGACCAAACCAACCTGCTCGCGCTAAATGCTGCCATAGAAGCCGCCCGAGCTGGCGACGCTGGGCGAGGTTTTTCTGTCGTTGCCGACGAAGTTCGTAAGCTGGCCAGCAACACCGCAGAAGCCACTGCGGAAATTAGCCAAGTCGTTGAAACAAACCATGACCTCATCAATCAAATGGACGACATGCTACACGCCGTGAATGGCATCGCACTACACGGCCAAGAAAGCATCGGAGAAGTCTCACGCGGCCTTACCGAAATATCATCCGGCGTCACCAGATTCGTGCAAATGATCGACAAAATGAAAGATTAA
- a CDS encoding 5' nucleotidase, NT5C type: MRKRIAIDMDETICDSLQRHIEWYNHEFDARLTKEDTTGTRIYHVIPQEHVDRVRQHPNHPDFFRDLAAFDGAIDAIKILSTQYDIFFVTAAMEYPASFAAKYDWLKTHFPFINELNFVFCGDKSIIHADYLIDDTPKHLDTFVGEGILFNALHNIHAQGYQRVHSWQDILEKLGLD; the protein is encoded by the coding sequence GTGAGAAAACGCATCGCAATTGATATGGACGAAACCATCTGTGACAGCCTGCAGCGTCATATTGAATGGTATAACCACGAATTTGACGCTAGGTTAACCAAAGAAGACACCACAGGAACGCGTATTTACCATGTGATTCCGCAGGAACATGTGGATCGGGTGAGGCAACACCCCAATCATCCCGATTTTTTCCGTGACCTAGCGGCATTTGACGGCGCAATTGACGCCATCAAAATATTGTCGACGCAATATGACATCTTTTTTGTCACTGCCGCCATGGAATACCCCGCGTCTTTTGCCGCCAAATACGATTGGTTAAAAACTCATTTCCCTTTCATTAACGAACTCAATTTTGTTTTTTGCGGTGACAAAAGCATCATCCACGCCGACTACCTGATCGATGACACACCAAAACACCTAGATACCTTTGTTGGTGAAGGGATACTATTTAACGCCTTGCACAACATCCATGCCCAAGGTTATCAACGTGTGCATAGCTGGCAAGACATCCTAGAAAAACTAGGATTGGACTAA
- a CDS encoding NAD(P)/FAD-dependent oxidoreductase yields the protein MLAKNLSTYTNMPFWLADTSLASKIHANARFEIPQKADVVIVGGGFTGVSAAITLARAGLKVVLLEAGHLGEGASCRNGGLLGPSFSKLGVDGLERQYGRDQVHSTIRESLVAFNWLVDFIQQEQIDCDLSLCGRFRGASHPSHYAGLIEQAEELAKVVDFPAIAVSRQDQFEEVGSNAYYGGVIYPTDGTLQPAKLHRGLCQIAQQAGVLILEHTMVRGISKQGHSHKVQYDGGTIDADQVIIATNGYTGGEFGQFKRRIIPIRSAMIATEELPESVIRSVSPKLRAHGGTERLVAYYRPSPDGKRILFGGRAFGRGDQPQLYSKYLQDFMIRTFPQLEDAKIDYAWSGYVAYTFDHVPHIGKMDEMHYAMGYCGSGVGRANYFGRKIAQQVLNQAEGKTSFDQFPFNTRPFYTGKPWFLPMIMKWHDFADRRGW from the coding sequence ATGTTGGCAAAAAATCTATCGACGTATACCAACATGCCTTTTTGGCTGGCAGATACGTCTTTGGCGAGCAAAATACACGCAAACGCACGTTTTGAAATCCCACAAAAAGCCGACGTTGTGATTGTCGGTGGTGGCTTTACCGGTGTTTCTGCGGCCATTACTTTGGCGCGGGCGGGACTAAAAGTGGTTCTGCTGGAAGCGGGGCATTTAGGCGAAGGGGCAAGTTGTCGAAATGGCGGACTGCTCGGCCCAAGCTTCAGCAAATTGGGCGTCGATGGGCTGGAGCGTCAATATGGTCGTGATCAGGTGCATTCGACAATTCGAGAAAGCTTGGTCGCGTTTAATTGGCTGGTGGACTTTATTCAGCAAGAGCAAATCGATTGTGATTTGTCTTTATGTGGCCGTTTTCGTGGTGCCAGCCACCCTAGTCATTACGCAGGATTAATCGAACAGGCGGAAGAACTGGCGAAAGTCGTGGACTTTCCCGCCATTGCGGTAAGTCGTCAGGACCAATTCGAAGAGGTGGGCTCTAATGCCTATTACGGCGGCGTTATCTACCCGACCGATGGCACCTTACAGCCTGCCAAATTACACCGTGGATTGTGCCAAATTGCTCAGCAAGCGGGCGTATTAATACTAGAGCACACCATGGTTCGCGGTATTAGCAAACAAGGACATAGTCATAAAGTGCAATACGATGGCGGCACGATAGACGCAGATCAGGTGATTATCGCCACCAATGGCTATACGGGCGGCGAGTTTGGACAATTCAAACGTCGTATCATTCCTATTCGCTCTGCGATGATTGCCACCGAAGAATTACCTGAATCTGTGATTCGCTCCGTGAGCCCGAAATTGCGCGCCCACGGCGGCACCGAGCGTTTGGTTGCTTATTATCGACCTTCGCCAGATGGTAAGCGCATCTTATTTGGTGGTCGCGCCTTTGGTCGCGGCGATCAGCCACAGCTGTATTCAAAATACCTACAGGATTTTATGATCCGAACCTTCCCGCAACTAGAAGACGCCAAGATAGATTACGCTTGGTCAGGTTATGTTGCCTACACCTTTGACCATGTGCCGCACATTGGCAAAATGGACGAGATGCACTACGCCATGGGCTACTGTGGCTCGGGTGTTGGTCGCGCCAATTATTTTGGCCGCAAAATCGCCCAACAAGTGCTTAACCAAGCGGAAGGCAAAACGTCTTTTGACCAGTTTCCGTTCAATACTCGTCCGTTTTACACCGGAAAACCTTGGTTCCTACCGATGATCATGAAATGGCACGACTTTGCCGATCGTCGTGGCTGGTAA
- a CDS encoding amino acid ABC transporter permease, which translates to MDDLNVKNQSAVKQFVPTPPRPPRKTERGFLGTIRHRCFNSVGNGLLTLCVATVLFYLVKHVLDWAVFNAVFSADNRRQCMDVSPEGACWAGVISWFNGLIYGRFPLEEQWRVNVGVLLGLVWLLPLISKRLPLRNFILLSWIGLYPFVGAYLFLGGRFGAELGLIHGAMASLALAFLGILYANWVLSALGKKGLNELFVPLLSRFVQRRLQLLSLVAVWLLVALVMVFGLSQMSLTPVPIDRWGGLFLTFIIAGFAITMAIPIGVVLALGRRSKLPVIHWLSMAVIELVRSVPLITVLFMAVTLLPIFLPADMEFNKLTQVLVAVCLFAGAYMAENIRGGLQAIPKGQYEAAATLGLGYLHTMVLVILPQALRMMIPNIMTSFISLLKDTTLVSIIGLFDIMLMARNIANDKDWVGMHTEPLVMISVLFFVLCYGMSQYSLNLEKRLKVDR; encoded by the coding sequence ATGGACGATTTAAACGTGAAAAACCAATCTGCTGTAAAGCAATTTGTGCCGACACCACCGCGCCCGCCACGTAAAACTGAACGAGGTTTTTTGGGTACGATTCGCCATCGTTGTTTTAACAGTGTAGGTAATGGCTTACTGACCCTGTGTGTGGCGACTGTGCTGTTTTATCTGGTTAAACATGTGTTGGATTGGGCGGTGTTTAATGCGGTGTTTAGCGCTGATAATCGTCGCCAATGTATGGACGTCAGCCCAGAAGGCGCGTGCTGGGCTGGGGTGATTAGTTGGTTTAATGGCTTGATTTACGGCCGTTTTCCGCTCGAAGAGCAATGGCGTGTCAATGTGGGAGTGTTGCTGGGCTTGGTGTGGTTATTGCCGCTGATCTCGAAGCGCTTACCCTTGCGCAATTTCATCCTGTTGTCTTGGATTGGCTTATACCCTTTTGTCGGCGCGTATCTTTTTTTAGGTGGCCGCTTTGGCGCTGAGCTGGGCTTGATTCATGGCGCGATGGCTTCTCTTGCCTTGGCATTTCTGGGCATCCTCTATGCCAACTGGGTCTTGTCGGCGCTGGGTAAAAAAGGTTTAAACGAGCTGTTTGTGCCCTTGCTGTCTCGCTTTGTTCAACGTCGTCTTCAGTTGCTGAGCCTTGTTGCCGTATGGCTGCTTGTTGCGCTGGTGATGGTGTTTGGGCTGAGTCAAATGTCGTTAACGCCTGTGCCGATTGATCGTTGGGGCGGCTTGTTCTTAACCTTTATTATCGCGGGCTTTGCCATCACCATGGCGATTCCCATTGGCGTGGTACTGGCGCTGGGTCGTCGTTCTAAATTGCCGGTGATTCATTGGCTGTCGATGGCGGTGATTGAGCTGGTGCGCTCGGTGCCTTTGATTACGGTTTTGTTTATGGCGGTGACCCTGTTGCCGATCTTTTTGCCAGCCGACATGGAGTTTAACAAGCTCACGCAAGTGCTGGTGGCGGTGTGCCTATTTGCCGGAGCTTACATGGCAGAGAATATTCGCGGTGGCTTGCAAGCGATTCCAAAAGGTCAATATGAAGCGGCCGCAACACTGGGCTTGGGTTATCTGCATACCATGGTGCTGGTGATTTTGCCGCAGGCGTTAAGAATGATGATTCCAAACATCATGACGTCATTTATCAGCTTACTTAAAGACACCACCTTGGTGTCCATCATTGGCTTGTTCGACATCATGTTGATGGCGCGTAACATCGCCAATGACAAGGATTGGGTCGGTATGCACACCGAGCCTTTGGTGATGATTTCCGTGCTCTTCTTCGTATTGTGCTACGGCATGTCTCAGTACAGCTTGAATCTTGAAAAACGTTTAAAGGTGGATCGCTAA